Proteins from a genomic interval of Benincasa hispida cultivar B227 chromosome 7, ASM972705v1, whole genome shotgun sequence:
- the LOC120082033 gene encoding uncharacterized protein LOC120082033 produces MQSKRPPIFQKLSDFLKVSIFIAKMKRPIIPKLLFLKKSSRRNSFELHHHYNYGFVRDFQFSPSTTPLFRFYRGRRGLCRRDVYSVLFPCRCIGSSSGAEKEEDGDYSVEEALPESLDWSDDDDSIDRRAEIFIQKFYADMKMERLAIASI; encoded by the coding sequence ATGCAGTCTAAAAGACCACCCATTTTCCAAAAGCTCTCAGATTTCCTCAAAGTTTCCATCTTTATCGCTAAAATGAAAAGACCCATCATCCCAAAGCTCCTTTTCCTCAAGAAATCATCCAGGAGAAACAGTTTCGAGCTACACCACCACTATAATTATGGGTTTGTTCGAGACTTCCAATTCTCCCCTTCCACCACTCCTCTGTTTCGTTTTTACAGAGGCCGCCGCGGTCTCTGCCGCCGCGATGTGTATTCGGTGCTGTTTCCATGCAGATGTATTGGTAGTTCTTCTGGAgctgaaaaagaagaagatggagattacAGCGTGGAGGAAGCTTTACCGGAGTCGTTGGATTGGAGTGACGACGATGATTCGATTGATCGGAGGGCTGAAATTTTCATTCAGAAGTTCTATGCGGATATGAAAATGGAGAGGCTAGCAATAGCATCCATTTAA